ATCCGCCTCACTTTGCGTTTCCTTTGTATCGTTGGCATTTTCAAAAGTACGCGGGTTGAATGCATCGCTGTTTATAAATTCCATCATTTTACTCATCAGGGATGTGCATTCATTAAGGGATTTTTGTATTTCCATGATACGATTCAAAGGCGACTGCTCTTCAAAAACAGGCAAGGATTTTGCGAACGGATTTGATTTACTGAGTTCCCTGATTTCCTGAGACAACTTTTGGCATCGGGCACTGTCCCTTCTCGCGGCTTTGGTCGGTATTCGGGTTCTTTTAAGCTGCTCAGTTAAAAGCAAGGCCTCATCCTTTTTCTGGATAATCGATAACGTATTCTTAAGCAGGGAAATGACTTCCTTCCTAAATGACTCATAATTTAACTGGCTGAAATCCACCTGATTCACTAATTGTTTAAATCCCTCTTCCCATCGAGAGGCCTGATGTACACTGGCAGTTAATTGATTCGGTTTTAAGCGCTGTAGAAGAAGTTGGGAAGCCATATCCAGCTGGGCCAGTAAGGAGATTATGGTTGAGTCTTTTTTCAGCTTAAGGAGTACTTCATTCTTATCCAACTGTTCAAACGCCGAGATATTCGTACGAAGTTTTTTCAAACTCGGTGTTAACTTCATGTTTTGCCACAGTTGGATGTCCTTGGTGAGTTTCTCAATGACACCGAGGATTAGCATTTTTTCTGTGCTTTCTACCTTACCGTTCTTCAAATAGTTTTCCAACAGGGAAACCATCGATTTCAGGAAGGGCAGTGAATCAAGGGTCTTGTCGCGGTTAGCAAGCAAGGATTGCTTAAGCGGATGAGCATTGTCAATTAAAACAGGCAGGATAACCGGCTTGCCCTGCTCATCCACCTCAAGCAGTGAATGCCCCTCTTTAATCAGGCGCGAAAAACAAGCGCTCATGTTTTTATGGCTGCTTAAGGCGATGCAGGCATGCATCGCGGACGAAAACGTTTGTTTACCGACAGTGATGGCCTGATGACTGACATCCATATCAGCATGAGACACCACAAAGTCCAGAAGCGCTTCTTTTTCCAATTGCAGAGCCAGGGCGAGGTAAGCCGGCGTTAAACGGTGGTAAAAGGAGGGCATGTCTTTGGCTAAATCAAACTGCTCGCCGATGACCAACCGTTTAAAGAGTACGTCGCCTTTTGAAAAGACCTTCACTCTCAACTCTTCAAGCGCCTTTAAGCAGGTCCAGTCAACCTGATCACCATGAATGAGATTGAATTCGGCAATAAGCTGCAATAAGGCTTCTACTTTTTTAATTTGTTGCGGTATGGCGTCGTTATCATTTAATGCTCGCCAGTGATCCTGGATTGTTGCAAAAGCGTTTAAATGGCTTACAGAAGGGGCTTGCTCACCCTTGCGCGAGGCATTATGGCTCACTCGCGGCAAAAACATCTCCGGATCGCCTGGCGAATCGGTCATTTCATCCACTTCCACGTCGGGGACTTCCGATTTCATTGTTTGCAAAGACGGCTTTATCGGTTCCTTCAACGCTTTTTTCATAACGTCAAGGAAACGATGTTCTTTCGACAGGGCTTTGCTTTTGACCAACAAGAGCAGCTGGGTCGATAATTCGAATGCCGCATCGACGAGGTATTGCGTTTCTTTTGACTTCATCTGATCACTAAATAAGGCTTTCTCCAGAACAGCCATGTGACTGTCGTATTTCTCACGCAATGCACTAGTACGATCATACTGCTGCTTTTTTAAACCATTAATGATCGGATAGGTCCATTGCATCGCCAATGCGGTGAACTGCTTTTCCTGTGCCGTGATATCGATGGGTTCACTGCCAGTATCCGGTAAATACTTTTCCAGAGTCGGATTCCTGGTCAATTGATTATGACCATCAAAATAAACATGCAAACAGTACTTAACGCCCTTTTCGTCATCAAGATACGCCGTGTAGTGGTATTGACTCAAATTGGGGTTGTCCTTGCTTTCATTGGCATACACGCTGATGTGATGCTCCGTGAGTAACAGCAATCCCTGCCCGCATGCCACGTTGATTTTCTCTGTCATGGTCAAGGGGATAAGATAATAGTCTGTGCTATTACTGTTCTTCTTTAAGACAAATTCTTGGTCAGTGGTTGGGTTGTTTTGTTTCAGGAAGGTAATAAAATTAAACAAGGTGTTTTTTGGCATTTTGGTTTTTATTTGGAAATTTTGACCAAATATATCAAAAAAAACCCTCGATGAAAATATTTAACTCATTTTGTTTTTTCAATGATAATCCGTCAATCAGGGATGAATCGATGACTCAGGCGACTTATTGTCTTCCTGTAGAGCATGCAAACGCTCTTTCATTGACGCAAAGCGTTCGCGGAAAGCCTGACGGCTCTTGCCCAGTTCCATGGGTTTGAAGGCCGAAAAGAGAGCCTCAATTCGTCTAATGATCGGATTGGAGTGCGACAGCCTTGCCAGTGCCGTTTCCGTGGCTGCAACATGATTGGACATAAATTGGTGTTGCCCCGTCTTTAATTCGTAATTGTCCATCAATTCATTTTGTGCAATCCGCAATGTTTCAATGTTTTTCTGATCCCCTTTGGATAATTTTTTCCCGCCCTTTTGCTGAATGCGATCGATCTCTTCGGTATAGTAATTATGCAGTACATGAACATTATTTTTAAATTTATCTTTAACCAAAGGCTCAGTATGGGCTTGCTGCAGGGTTGTTGTTACCCGATCCATCTCCTGGCGGTTAAATGCCTGCAACTGGTCTGCCAAAATCGCTTTCTGTTTTCTTACTTCATCGTAATTATAGGAAGCAAGGGCCTTCTTAATCGCCTTAAACGTAGCAGATAATTTTTCATCGCTGACAATTTTTTCTGCACTACTGATTATTTCCTGTAATTTTTTATCATAAAACCCCTGATTGAAGGTCCCCTTGTTTTTCTCCACGCGCTCAGGATCCAAATCCTTCAACGCATTCACGACGTTATCAAGGTAGGTCAGCTCCTTCACCACGGCGATGGGATTGCCCTTGGTAATTTCCTGCTTAAGATCACTCAGCAACGTATCCGGCGGAACACCGCCAGGGTAATTATACGCTTTATCTGACAGGGCTTCGTCTTTGATGTAGGCAAGGTAATCATAGCCGGCGAATACTTTGGCCGTGCTGTCATTGAATTGGGCGCCAAGTTGGAAGTTTTTCCTCTTATCCGCTTCTTCATTTAATAGCTCGCCTTCCAGACGATAAGCCACGCCTATGTCCCTTTCTTTTAATGTTTGCAGTATGGGTAATGCTTTCTTTTTATAATCAAAATCACCTTCAGCCGCATTCAATACCCAGGAGCCATCGGTCCTGGCACTTGCATCGATTAGCAGATGGGCTTTCAACACGTGCACTAAAACAGCCTCCTGGTTTTCAAAACGCGAAAACAAACCGTCCATTTTCTCTTTAACCTGGTTGAGTTTTTTTTCATACGCCGCTTTCTGACTATCCCGTTGTGGCAAGGCAAAAAAATCATTTTCTATTTTTTTCCTTTCGCGTTGCAGAGTAAAGTATTGCCGCAGCAAAGGATGGGTTGTTGGAGCAGCAAGAAGTGCGCGCAAAGCGTGTTCATGCCTGGATTCAGAAGCCAATTGTTCCAGTAAGCTGAATCGCTCCAGATCAGCCTCTTGTGACAATGCCATGACCTTCTCCATTGTTCTCAATAATTTGAGTATAGGTTATTCCATGCTGACCTGAATATTCTTTTGCAGCGTGACACTGTCTAATACTTCCCGGGCCCTTTTTTCATCCAGTGTCCCCTGCCATTTGGCAATGATTAACGTGGAAATGCTGTTGCCAATGACATTGGTCAGTGCACGCCCATCGGACATAAAACGGTCAATTCCCAGAATAAGGACAATTCCAGCCACCGGCACGTGTCCGACAGCCGCCAATGAGCTGGCTAACACGATAAAGCCGCTACCAGCCACACCGGCGGCCCCCTTGGAACTGACAATCATCACCGCAAGCAGCGACAGTTGCTGCCAGACGCTTAAATCGGTATTGGTCGCCTGGGCAATGAACAGTGCGGCGAGTGTCAGGTAAATGGCCGTCCCGTCAAGATTAAACGAATACCCCAGGGGCAGGACCAGACCCACGGTTGATTTTTTGCAGCCCAGTTTTTCCAGTTTTTCGAGAAGATTGGGCAGCACGGTTTCGGAAGACGAGGTGCCAAGGACGATTAACAATTCAGTTTTGATGTAGGCTAACAGTTTAAACACACTCATCTGACAATAAAGCTTTAGAATGAGGCCTAGAATACCCACCACAAACACCAGACAGGTCACGTAAAAACAAAGCAGCAGCCCCATCATGTTAAGCAAGGGTTTCAAGCCGTATTTTCCGATGGTAAAGGCCATGGCAGCAAACGCGGCGATGGGAGCCAGGTGCATCACCAGATGAATGATTTTAAAAAAAATCCGCGCAAGCACCTGCACGCCGTCCAACACGATGCGTCCCTCTTTTCCCACCAGGATTAAACCAATGGCAAACAACATCGCCACCAGCAATACCTGCAGAATTTCCCCATCGACAAACGCACTGAGGAAGGTTTGAGGGATAATGTTTAATAAAAAGTCACTGGGAGTAGCCGCCGTCGTGGCTTTACCGAGATAGGGTTCTGCGGTTTTGACATCCAGCGTGGCCGGATCGATGTTCAACCCGGCGCCGGGTTGAACCAGATCGCCCACAAGCAGTCCCACCACCAGGGCAAACGCCGTGGTGATAATAAAATACACCAGGGCAGCCCCCCCGATTTTGCCGACCGTCTCTAAGTTATTCATCGCCGCAATGCCTGAGACCAACGATAAAAAAATGATGGGCGCAATGAGCATTTTGATGAGTTTAATGAAGGCATCCGATAAGGGTTTAAGGGATGAGGCGGTTTCCGGCAGGCAAAAGCCAAGGATGATGCCGAGAAGAATACCAAGAAGGACCTGCACATATAATGGTTTTATATAGTTCATCAAACTCTCTCAAGTTGATCAAACTGCGGTCTTATAGTCCACTATAGGCGAAGTTACATCCAAGGTAAACCACCGTTTTTTGTCCATGGTATTAATTTGCTGGTATGATGGCAAGCATTGCATTCATTCAGGAGCCCGCACACAATGAATTTAAGGACCATGGCTTTAAGCTGTCTGTTTGTTTCGCCCGTTTTTGCCGCCCCCCATTTTGTGGAAGAAGCACCCTCAACCCAAAGTCATTATCAGGTCGATGGCAAAGCCCTCTGTGAAACCGCCAAGCAGACGCTGGCCTACCTAAACCACGACCCCAGTTACGATCCGCAGGTGCTGCATGAGGGCCAGGTTTTACCGATTCCCATGTGGCGAATCAAAGCCACCCTGGTTTTCATCTGCAAACATCAGGCTGAACTCAATGATCCTGAGTTCGTTAAGAAACAGTTTGAATTTGTCCGCTGGTTGCCTGATGTGAAGCATGCCCGCCGTTACCGCAGTAAAGCCAAATTGCGCGGCATCCCTGACAATCAGATTGTCATGACAGAGTATTATGTGCATCTCGCCAAAGCTTCAGCCAAACCCACGCCATTAACCCCTTATGCCATCCACGGGCTTCCTGCCGATGAGCAATACCTGTCCCTGGAAGAGGCCAATGCCAAACCCAAGTTGACCCGTTTTCAATACGGTAAGCAAGCCATTCTTGCCGGGGCCTTAAAAGATAAAAACGTACCGGTTCTTGCGTATGTCAGCCGTACGGATCTCGAAGCCGCCCTGCTGCAAGGCACCCTCGTGGCTGACTTTGGCAATGGCAAACCCCGTTATTTTAACGTGCACCGCAACAACAACATTCCCTACAATACGGTGAAGAAACCCGAGGATCAGGAGCGTTACTGGTATTTTAAAGAAGTGGACGGAGTGAAAGGGTACGGTAAAGACGCTGATCACAAGATCACGGTCAATTACGAGGTGACGTTTGCGGCCGATCTGGCGCAATTCGGCCTTGGAAAATTGCTGCTGATTCAATACCGCGATAAACGGGGTAACGACATTAGCCGCATGGGCATCATGGCTGACACCGGCGGTGCCTTTGCCGATAATCTCTACCAGATTGACTTTTTAACGGGTGCCTACACTGGAAAAGACACCTTTTATCAAGCCAATCACACCCTTCCTGACTATGTGAATGCCTATTTCATGGTGCTTAAAAGCAAGGAAAAGACGGAGAAAAAAACCTTAGCCGGCCTGTTTAAACGGGATTCGGATCACCATTTCAACAATGACACGATGTTTGAGTAATTGTCTGTCCACAGGATGCTTTCATTCTCGGTGACAAAACGCCAGCCGTCCCGGTCCATCAAGGACCGGGCCAACGGTTCGTTGGCCGTCAGCAAGACCCATTCGGCAGGAAATTTCCCTGCTTTCGCATCCCCGGGATAAAGGGCATGCAGCACAATTAAATCAAGCGCCCTGCCTATGCCGTTTAATACCGGTAGAAGCCTTAAGTGACGATTGCTGATATTCACCAGAATAACTCCCTCTTTATGGAGCTTCCGCTGATACAATAAAAAGGCTTCCCGGGTCAGCAGGTGGGTCGGGATTGCATCGGATGAAAAAGCATCGATGATCACTAAATCAGCCTGATGATCCGCTTTTTGCCCAAGAACTCGCCGCCCGTCGCCTTCGCTCAGGAAAATGCGGGGCGGACAATCCCTCAGGTAGGTGAAATAACGGGTATCCTTGGCAATGCCAATCACCTGTGCATCGATGTCAATGATATCCACTGCATCACTGGGTCTGAACTGACAAGTCAACATGCCCGTCCCAAGACCGACCAGAAGGGTCTGTAATGAAGGTTCCCTGGCCTGCAGGGCTTTAAGCACGGGC
This region of Legionella taurinensis genomic DNA includes:
- the dctA gene encoding C4-dicarboxylate transporter DctA, producing the protein MNYIKPLYVQVLLGILLGIILGFCLPETASSLKPLSDAFIKLIKMLIAPIIFLSLVSGIAAMNNLETVGKIGGAALVYFIITTAFALVVGLLVGDLVQPGAGLNIDPATLDVKTAEPYLGKATTAATPSDFLLNIIPQTFLSAFVDGEILQVLLVAMLFAIGLILVGKEGRIVLDGVQVLARIFFKIIHLVMHLAPIAAFAAMAFTIGKYGLKPLLNMMGLLLCFYVTCLVFVVGILGLILKLYCQMSVFKLLAYIKTELLIVLGTSSSETVLPNLLEKLEKLGCKKSTVGLVLPLGYSFNLDGTAIYLTLAALFIAQATNTDLSVWQQLSLLAVMIVSSKGAAGVAGSGFIVLASSLAAVGHVPVAGIVLILGIDRFMSDGRALTNVIGNSISTLIIAKWQGTLDEKRAREVLDSVTLQKNIQVSME